In the genome of Pelobacter seleniigenes DSM 18267, one region contains:
- the nrfD gene encoding NrfD/PsrC family molybdoenzyme membrane anchor subunit, translating to MKIVLALLALGGGALAIGKIVIWGDNSVGYGSYVPWGLWVASYGFLITLSAGSALVANMYYAFGREGYKASARPALWLAIISLITALPIIGMDLGHPFRGIMVLFTPNFKAFLPWAVWSYVLFLIVSFLLLKKDKAGTDTRMLGRLSLLFAGLFTIFEALHFGTVIAHPVWNSAMTIPLFFATAVALGYCVLALLGAGEREYVRTMLLAHLLIVDIMELGKFTVEWYSSTPAMSASASGALASPMFWIFIVLAVLLPLFMLSQKKLSSSLIKFAALSTIVGLFAAKYEFVTSAFALAQFAELPAAFSGPGLTTHYVPSLLEIGVTIGFVAAGLLVLIWTVQSKKQAQEN from the coding sequence ATGAAGATAGTTTTAGCATTATTGGCTCTGGGAGGCGGCGCTCTCGCCATCGGCAAAATAGTTATCTGGGGGGATAATTCAGTCGGTTACGGAAGTTATGTGCCATGGGGACTCTGGGTTGCCTCCTATGGATTTCTGATTACCTTGTCGGCAGGGTCGGCCCTGGTGGCTAACATGTACTATGCTTTCGGTCGTGAAGGTTACAAGGCCTCTGCAAGGCCAGCACTGTGGCTGGCAATTATCAGCCTGATTACGGCGCTCCCGATTATCGGGATGGACCTGGGACATCCGTTTCGCGGGATCATGGTTCTTTTTACTCCCAATTTTAAGGCCTTCCTGCCATGGGCAGTCTGGAGCTATGTCCTGTTCCTGATCGTTTCATTTTTGCTGCTCAAAAAAGATAAAGCAGGAACCGATACCCGCATGCTCGGCAGACTTTCTCTTCTTTTTGCCGGGCTTTTCACGATTTTTGAAGCCCTCCACTTTGGCACCGTCATTGCCCATCCGGTCTGGAACTCGGCAATGACGATCCCGTTGTTTTTTGCGACTGCGGTCGCACTCGGTTATTGCGTACTGGCTCTTCTGGGAGCAGGTGAGCGTGAGTATGTGCGCACAATGCTGCTGGCGCACCTTTTGATCGTTGATATTATGGAACTCGGCAAGTTTACTGTGGAATGGTATTCCTCAACCCCGGCAATGAGTGCATCGGCCAGTGGAGCTTTAGCCTCTCCCATGTTCTGGATATTCATTGTGTTGGCTGTTTTGTTGCCACTTTTTATGCTCTCACAAAAGAAACTTTCCTCCTCCCTTATCAAGTTTGCCGCGTTGTCAACAATAGTTGGTTTGTTTGCTGCGAAATATGAATTTGTGACCAGCGCCTTCGCTTTGGCGCAGTTTGCTGAGCTTCCAGCCGCATTCAGTGGACCCGGCCTGACAACCCACTATGTGCCATCCTTGCTGGAAATCGGTGTAACGATCGGATTTGTGGCTGCTGGATTGTTGGTGTTGATCTGGACTGTGCAATCGAAGAAACAAGCCCAAGAAAACTAA